The Punica granatum isolate Tunisia-2019 chromosome 4, ASM765513v2, whole genome shotgun sequence genome has a window encoding:
- the LOC116203659 gene encoding expansin-like B1 isoform X2, which produces MASSRPTFNNAYYLFCALLLLPAVCYCQDYFAPSRATYYGSPRCYGTPTGACGYGQYGRDMNDGYVTGVSRLYRNGSGCGACYQVRCTKPQCTEDGVNVVATDYGEGDRTDFILSPQAYGKMSQPDKTEELFAYGVVDVEFRRIPCRYWGYNLMLKVHERSKQPSYLAIVILHVAGRNDITDVEFWQEDCQQWRPMRRAYGVVFDLENPPRGDIYIRFQVSGTNGVNWVQPKNGIPSNWKAGATYDTQIQLD; this is translated from the exons ATGGCCAGTTCTCGACCGACTTTCAATAACGCTTACTACCTTTTCTGTGCTCTCCTTCTATTGCCTGCAGTATGTTACTGTCAAGATTATTTCGCACCCTCGAGAGCCACTTACTATGGCAGTCCCCGCTGTTACGGAACCCCAA CTGGGGCCTGTGGATATGGGCAGTACGGGAGGGACATGAATGATGGGTATGTGACCGGAGTCTCCAGGCTATACAGAAATGGAAGTGGCTGCGGTGCTTGCTACCAG GTTAGGTGCACGAAGCCACAGTGCACCGAGGATGGAGTGAACGTGGTGGCGACGGACTATGGGGAAGGAGACAGGACTGACTTCATCCTAAGCCCACAGGCCTATGGCAAGATGTCCCAGCCCGACAAGACTGAGGAGCTCTTTGCTTATGGGGTGGTCGATGTTGAGTTCAGGAGGATCCCCTGCCGGTACTGGGGTTACAACCTCATGCTCAAGGTTCATGAGCGCAGCAAGCAGCCCAGCTACCTGGCCATTGTCATCCTCCATGTTGCTGGCCGAAATGACATCACCGACGTGGAATTCTGGCAG GAGGATTGCCAGCAGTGGAGGCCGATGAGGAGAGCGTACGGAGTCGTGTTCGACTTGGAGAACCCACCAAGGGGTGACATCTACATCAGATTCCAAGTTAGCGGAACTAATGGAGTGAACTGGGTCCAGCCCAAAAATGGCATCCCGAGCAACTGGAAGGCCGGGGCCACCTACGACACCCAAATCCAGCTAGACTAA
- the LOC116203655 gene encoding ATP-dependent Clp protease proteolytic subunit-related protein 4, chloroplastic has translation MEVATMSSSFAVHKRVLSLPTPSLSVSSSRAQAACPPRVSLSTSFVSTFPGGSVCGEALGQKIRPKSLNPATVSRSKGKRGVVTMVIPFSRGSAWEQPPPDLASYLYKNRIVYLGMSLVPSVTELILAEFLYLQYEDAEKPIYLYINSTGTTKGGEKLGYETEAFAIYDVMRYVKPPIFTLCVGNAWGEAALLLAAGARGNRSALPSSTIMIKQPIARFQGQASDIELARKEVKNVKAELVKLFAKHIGKTEEQIEADIRRPKYFSPSEAVEYGIIDKVLYNERSSEDRGVVSDLKKAQLI, from the exons ATGGAGGTAGCCACCATGTCTTCGAGCTTTGCGGTCCACAAGCGCGTGCTATCACTTCCGACTCCTTCCCTTTCGGTGAGCTCGAGCAGAGCTCAAGCTGCTTGCCCGCCCAGAGTTTCCCTCTCGACCAGCTTCGTGTCTACTTTCCCGGGAGGCAGCGTCTGTGGAGAGGCTTTAGGCCAGAAAATCCGGCCCAAGTCTCTCAATCCGGCCACTGTCTCCAGGTCGAAGGGCAAACGAGGCGTTGTCACCATG GTCATTCCTTTCTCGAGGGGAAGTGCATGGGAGCAACCTCCCCCAGACTTGGCATCTTACTTGTACAAGAATCGAATTGTGTACTTGGGCATGTCTCTTGTTCCATCGGTCACGGAGTTAATTCTTGCAGAATTTCTTTACCTTCAGTATGAAGATGCTGAGAAGCCTATCTACCTGTATATAAACTCCACTGGTACAACTAAG GGTGGTGAGAAGTTGGGTTATGAGACCGAGGCTTTTGCTATTTATGATGTTATGAG GTATGTCAAGCCACCTATTTTTACTTTATGTGTTGGAAATGCATGGGGAGAAGCTGCCTTGCTTTTGGCTGCTGGTGCAAGGGGAAACCGATCTGCTTTGCCCTCATCAACAATTATGATAAAGCAG CCTATTGCAAGATTTCAAGGACAGGCCTCAGACATTGAACTTGCAAGGAAAGAAGTGAAGAATGTGAAGGCAGAATTG GTTAAACTTTTCGCAAAGCATATCGGAAAAACTGAAGAACAGATTGAAGCTGACATACGGAGACCGAAATATTTCAGTCCTAGCGAGGCAGTTGAGTATGGGATCATAGATAAG GTTCTATACAATGAAAGAAGCTCTGAGGATCGTGGAGTCGTATCTGACCTGAAAAAAGCTCAGCTTATTTGA
- the LOC116203659 gene encoding expansin-like B1 isoform X1, with protein MASSRPTFNNAYYLFCALLLLPAVCYCQDYFAPSRATYYGSPRCYGTPTGACGYGQYGRDMNDGYVTGVSRLYRNGSGCGACYQVRCTKPQCTEDGVNVVATDYGEGDRTDFILSPQAYGKMSQPDKTEELFAYGVVDVEFRRIPCRYWGYNLMLKVHERSKQPSYLAIVILHVAGRNDITDVEFWQQEDCQQWRPMRRAYGVVFDLENPPRGDIYIRFQVSGTNGVNWVQPKNGIPSNWKAGATYDTQIQLD; from the exons ATGGCCAGTTCTCGACCGACTTTCAATAACGCTTACTACCTTTTCTGTGCTCTCCTTCTATTGCCTGCAGTATGTTACTGTCAAGATTATTTCGCACCCTCGAGAGCCACTTACTATGGCAGTCCCCGCTGTTACGGAACCCCAA CTGGGGCCTGTGGATATGGGCAGTACGGGAGGGACATGAATGATGGGTATGTGACCGGAGTCTCCAGGCTATACAGAAATGGAAGTGGCTGCGGTGCTTGCTACCAG GTTAGGTGCACGAAGCCACAGTGCACCGAGGATGGAGTGAACGTGGTGGCGACGGACTATGGGGAAGGAGACAGGACTGACTTCATCCTAAGCCCACAGGCCTATGGCAAGATGTCCCAGCCCGACAAGACTGAGGAGCTCTTTGCTTATGGGGTGGTCGATGTTGAGTTCAGGAGGATCCCCTGCCGGTACTGGGGTTACAACCTCATGCTCAAGGTTCATGAGCGCAGCAAGCAGCCCAGCTACCTGGCCATTGTCATCCTCCATGTTGCTGGCCGAAATGACATCACCGACGTGGAATTCTGGCAG CAGGAGGATTGCCAGCAGTGGAGGCCGATGAGGAGAGCGTACGGAGTCGTGTTCGACTTGGAGAACCCACCAAGGGGTGACATCTACATCAGATTCCAAGTTAGCGGAACTAATGGAGTGAACTGGGTCCAGCCCAAAAATGGCATCCCGAGCAACTGGAAGGCCGGGGCCACCTACGACACCCAAATCCAGCTAGACTAA
- the LOC116203656 gene encoding expansin-like B1: protein MVSSRPTFNNAYYLFCALFLLPAVCYCHDSFTRSRATYYGSPDCYGTPTGACGYGEYGRDVNDGYVTGVSKLYRNGAGCGACYQVKCTKPQCTEDGVNVVVTDYGEGDRTDFILSQRAYGEMSKPDKAQELFAYGVVDVEFRRVPCQYSGDNLLLKVNEHSKQPGYLAIILLYVAGQNDITAVEFWEEDRQQWTPMRRAYGAVFDLANPPSGDINVRFLVSGTNGVNWVHPNDGIPSDWEAGATYDTQIQLY, encoded by the exons ATGGTCAGTTCTCGACCGACTTTCAATAACGCTTACTACCTTTTCTGTGCTCTCTTTCTATTGCCTGCAGTATGTTACTGCCATGATTCATTCACACGCTCGAGAGCCACTTACTATGGCAGTCCCGACTGTTACGGGACCCCAA CTGGGGCCTGTGGATATGGGGAGTACGGGAGGGACGTGAATGATGGGTACGTGACCGGAGTCTCCAAGCTATACAGAAATGGAGCTGGCTGCGGTGCTTGCTACCAG GTTAAGTGCACGAAACCGCAGTGCACCGAGGATGGAGTGAACGTGGTGGTGACGGACTATGGGGAAGGAGACAGGACTGACTTCATCCTAAGCCAACGGGCCTATGGCGAGATGTCCAAGCCCGACAAGGCTCAGGAGCTCTTTGCTTATGGGGTGGTCGATGTTGAGTTCAGGAGGGTCCCCTGCCAATACTCGGGTGACAACCTCTTGCTCAAGGTCAACGAGCACAGCAAGCAGCCCGGCTACCTGGCCATTATCCTCCTCTATGTTGCTGGCCAAAATGACATCACCGCCGTGGAGTTCTGGGAG GAGGATCGCCAGCAGTGGACGCCGATGAGGAGAGCGTACGGAGCCGTGTTCGACTTGGCGAACCCACCAAGTGGTGACATCAACGTCAGATTCCTAGTTAGCGGAACCAATGGAGTGAACTGGGTCCATCCCAACGATGGCATCCCGAGCGACTGGGAGGCCGGGGCCACCTACGACACCCAAATCCAGCTATACTAA
- the LOC116203658 gene encoding histone-lysine N-methyltransferase, H3 lysine-9 specific SUVH6-like → MAVPDSALHLERSRTSSVVNGSDNERRSGSATTGNANGCYHVVTPKFKRRQVSAVRDFPPGCGRLAARLTSEPSGSGNDVGIIRTEEDAAKTLDALTGRCVGLKSENECQPTGLSPTGASQSLESTPESGQTVSVEDKIEKPGVVAREERVVSMAKELDSKGPVKPEKASKPKVNGVLLEMPRIDCSDAKKDVIQSDDSVACSASNFLKKTKTHRYPPRRRVSAVRDFPPLCGRNAPVLGKEEYARKTEASSLKGKDYGEEKPLENGEVKSNWETDAKKKKEIFQNRDSRTGEVGTESGVDGDEIQVEPGPLAMVSWRKDDELEGSPGVGMAEKDAERTYVGSSQENNENQVSLTEEITENRTGDYVDLEKPTGKEIVIYTDVKDAKRKRSDVLRAEERSLEENDESESERAIVLGVMALPNSPWKKWNRGNELSLKDGFTVSKGKKQRTKPKSASWKKKSEGEESSQCNSKKGLTFHEEPSNVGMDQLVVWEPEDSSDSEEQTDDFYVSVRPRPLSVYPPPFGHASSGGEVDNKTETVTRNKVRETLRLFQAVCRKLLQEEETKSKQENRRKRVDLQAAKILKDKGRYISSGKPIMGVVPGVEVGDEFQYRVELNIIGLHRAIQAGIDYLKCDDDRILATSIVSSGAYEDVLEHSDFLIYTGQGGNVVDKNKEPEDQKLEKGNLALSNSMLAKNPVRVIRGLKETRASDLSDSKHKTSVLYTYDGLYLVEKCWQEVGQHGKLVYKFRLNRIRGQPELAWKMVKKSKRYEDREGLCVRDISQGKEIRPIGAVNTIDDEKPQQFMYVTRVIYPDWCRRLPPRGCDCSDGCSDSEKCSCAVKNGGEIPYNYNGAIVEAKPLVYECGPSCKCPPSCHNRVSQRGIRLPLEIFKTELRGWGVRSLTSISSGSFICEYVGELLDDKQAEERAGNDEYLFDIGNNYNDNMYEELSSLIPDAHSVSPEVVEEVGFVIDAARYGNVGRFINHSCTPNLYAQNVLYDQDDKRIPHIMFFAAENIPPLQELTYHYNYLVDQVLDSDGNIKMKSCFCGSAECVGRMY, encoded by the coding sequence ATGGCCGTACCGGACAGCGCGCTGCATCTCGAACGATCAAGGACTTCCTCAGTAGTTAATGGTAGTGATAATGAAAGGAGATCAGGGTCGGCAACGACTGGAAATGCTAATGGCTGTTATCACGTTGTTACACCCAAATTCAAGCGGCGGCAAGTCTCGGCAGTGCGCGATTTTCCTCCGGGGTGTGGGCGCCTTGCTGCACGACTTACTTCAGAACCATCAGGGAGTGGCAATGATGTTGGTATCATCAGGACAGAGGAAGATGCGGCGAAGACCCTTGATGCTTTGACTGGTCGATGCGTTGGCCTTAAAAGTGAAAACGAGTGTCAACCTACAGGATTGTCACCTACAGGAGCCTCGCAATCTTTAGAATCTACACCAGAGAGTGGGCAAACTGTTTCTGTGGAAGATAAGATCGAAAAACCGGGGGTTGTAGCGAGGGAAGAGCGGGTGGTCTCCATGGCAAAAGAATTAGACAGCAAAGGACCTGTTAAACCTGAAAAGGCCTCAAAACCTAAAGTTAATGGTGTGTTGTTGGAAATGCCGAGGATTGATTGTTCTGATGCGAAGAAGGATGTGATTCAATCAGATGATTCTGTTGCTTGTTCTGCTAGCAATTTTCTCAAGAAAACTAAAACTCATAGATATCCTCCGCGAAGAAGAGTTTCGGCAGTTAGAGACTTCCCTCCACTTTGTGGAAGAAACGCTCCAGTCCTAGGGAAGGAAGAGTACGCAAGGAAGACTGAGGCTTCTTCCCTGAAGGGCAAGGACTACGGAGAAGAAAAGCCTTTAgagaatggagaagtgaaaAGTAATTGGGAGACTGATgccaagaagaaaaaagaaattttccaAAATCGAGATTCTCGTACAGGTGAAGTTGGGACTGAATCGGGTGTAGATGGTGatgaaattcaagttgaaccTGGACCACTTGCCATGGTATCATGGAGAAAGGACGATGAGCTAGAAGGGAGTCCAGGTGTGGGGATGGCAGAGAAAGATGCTGAACGTACTTATGTCGGATCTTCACAGGAAAACAATGAAAATCAGGTCTCTCTGACTGAGGAAATCACAGAGAATAGAACCGGTGACTATGTAGATTTGGAGAAACCTACGGGAAAAGAAATTGTCATTTATACAGATGTGAAGGATGCTAAGAGGAAGCGTTCTGATGTATTAAGAGCTGAAGAAAGATCTCTGGAAGAAAATGACGAGTCAGAATCTGAAAGGGCTATTGTACTAGGTGTCATGGCTTTGCCGAATTCTCCATGGAAGAAGTGGAACAGGGGCAATGAATTATCTCTTAAAGATGGTTTTACTGTAAGCAAAGGAAAGAAGCAAAGAACAAAACCGAAATCTGCTTCCTGGAAAAAGAAGAGTGAAGGTGAAGAATCTTCTCAGTGCAATAGCAAGAAGGGGCTGACCTTTCATGAAGAACCCTCCAATGTTGGCATGGATCAATTGGTTGTTTGGGAACCTGAGGATTCATCTGACAGTGAAGAGCAAACTGACGACTTCTATGTGTCAGTGAGACCTCGACCATTGTCGGTATACCCCCCTCCCTTTGGTCATGCTTCTTCAGGTGGTGAAGTTGATAATAAGACAGAAACTGTTACTCGGAACAAAGTAAGGGAGACCTTACGTCTGTTCCAGGCTGTCTGTAGGAAGCTCTTGCAGGAAGAGGAAACGAAATCAAAGCAGGAAAATAGGCGCAAAAGGGTTGACCTTCAAGCTGCAAAGATCTTGAAGGACAAGGGAAGATATATCAGTAGTGGGAAACCGATCATGGGTGTTGTCCCAGGTGTTGAAGTTGGCGATGAGTTTCAGTACAGAGTAGAGCTCAATATAATTGGACTTCATCGTGCGATTCAAGCTGGGATTGATTACTTGAAATGCGATGATGATAGGATCCTTGCAACGAGTATTGTCTCATCCGGAGCATATGAGGATGTTCTGGAACACTCAGATTTTCTAATATACACAGGTCAGGGAGGGAATGTTGTCGATAAGAACAAGGAGCCAGAAGATCAAAAACTCGAAAAAGGAAACCTCGCTCTAAGCAATAGCATGTTGGCAAAGAATCCTGTTAGGGTGATACGCGGTTTAAAAGAAACGAGGGCTTCTGATTTGTCTGATTCAAAGCATAAAACATCCGTTTTGTATACTTACGATGGCTTATACTTGGTGGAAAAGTGTTGGCAGGAAGTGGGACAGCATGGTAAGCTGGTCTACAAGTTCCGTTTGAACCGTATTCGTGGTCAGCCCGAGCTTGCCTGGAAAATGGTTAAGAAATCAAAGAGGTATGAGGACCGCGAAGGTCTGTGTGTGAGAGATATCTCACAGGGGAAAGAGATAAGGCCAATTGGAGCTGTGAACACAATTGACGATGAGAAGCCCCAGCAGTTCATGTATGTGACCCGGGTTATTTATCCTGATTGGTGCCGCCGCCTCCCTCCAAGGGGATGTGATTGCTCCGATGGGTGCTCGGATTCTGAGAAATGTTCTTGTGCTGTCAAGAACGGGGGAGAAATTCCATACAACTACAATGGAGCTATAGTGGAGGCAAAGCCCTTGGTCTACGAGTGTGGTCCCTCTTGCAAGTGCCCGCCTTCTTGCCACAATAGAGTCAGCCAACGGGGTATCAGGCTCCCACTAGAAATCTTCAAGACCGAATTGAGAGGATGGGGAGTGAGATCCCTAACTTCCATTTCCTCGGGGAGCTTCATATGTGAATATGTTGGAGAACTCCTCGATGACAAGCAAGCGGAGGAACGGGCTGGAAATGATGAGTATCTGTTTGATATTGGGAATAACTATAACGACAACATGTACGAGGAGCTCTCAAGTCTTATTCCTGATGCCCATTCGGTCTCCCCTGAGGTTGTTGAGGAGGTTGGCTTTGTCATCGACGCAGCAAGGTACGGGAATGTGGGGAGGTTTATCAACCACAGCTGTACGCCCAACCTCTATGCCCAGAACGTGCTCTACGATCAGGACGATAAGAGGATCCCTCACATAATGTTCTTTGCGGCTGAGAACATTCCTCCCCTCCAGGAGCTTACGTACCACTATAACTACTTGGTAGACCAAGTTCTTGACTCCGATGGCAACATTAAGATGAAGAGTTGTTTTTGTGGGTCTGCAGAGTGCGTCGGTCGGATGTATTGA
- the LOC116203657 gene encoding light-harvesting complex-like protein 3 isotype 2, chloroplastic: protein MSISMALFSPHASLSPYSSSHSVVTHKPLFTLRPKRSSFVISAAASDGNGGAGVAVSVAEEQPKAEAANGPVAAASASAVETEEEAAVVLNSFKDPRWVNGTWELKQFEKDGKTDWDAVIDAEARRRKWLEDNPESSSNDDPVVFDTSIIPWWAWMKRFHLPEAELLNGRAAMIGFFMAYFVDSLTGVGLVDQMGNFFCKTLLFIAVLGVLLIRKNEDIETLKKLIEETTFYDKQWQATWQDETKKD, encoded by the exons ATGTCCATTTCCATGGCGTTGTTTTCTCCTCATGCATCCCTTTCGCCGTATTCCTCCTCCCACTCGGTGGTGACCCACAAGCCCCTCTTCACGCTCAGACCCAAGAGATCCTCGTTCGTCATCTCCGCGGCTGCTTCAGATGGGAATGGGGGAGCTGGAGTCGCCGTCTCCGTGGCGGAGGAGCAGCCCAAGGCAGAGGCTGCTAATGGGCCGGTTGCTGCTGCTTCAGCTTCGGCTGTTGAGACGGAGGAAGAGGCTGCGGTGGTGTTGAACAGCTTCAAGGACCCCAGGTGGGTTAATGGAACTTGGGAATTGAAGCAGTTCGAGAAGGACGGGAAGACCGACTGGGATGCGGTGATTGATGCCG AGGCTAGGAGGAGGAAGTGGCTCGAGGACAATCCAGAATCATCCAGCAATGACGACCCTGTTGTCTTCGACACCTCGATCATCCCGTGGTGGGCATGGATGAAGAGATTCCATCTTCCCGAAGCTGAACTGCTGAATG GCCGAGCTGCAATGATAGGGTTCTTCATGGCATACTTCGTGGATAGCTTAACTGGGGTCGGGCTCGTGGACCAAATGGGCAACTTCTTCTGCAAGACTCTCTTGTTCATAGCTGTGTTGGGAGTCCTGCTGATCAGGAAGAACGAGGACATTGAAACCCTGAAGAAGCTCATCGAGGAGACAACTTTCTACGACAAGCAGTGGCAAGCAACGTGGCAGGATGAGACCAAGAAGGACTAG